A genomic region of Manihot esculenta cultivar AM560-2 chromosome 15, M.esculenta_v8, whole genome shotgun sequence contains the following coding sequences:
- the LOC110601225 gene encoding epidermis-specific secreted glycoprotein EP1 has translation MFSLHQLLLSLCLSFAIAQASVPPSATFKYVNEGEFGDYIVEYGANYRVLDPFAQPFQLCFYNTTPNAYTLALRMGTVRSESLMRWVWEANRGNPVGENATLTFGTDGNLVLADADGRIAWQTNTANKGVVGFKLLSNGNMVLHDSKGRFIWQSFDHPTDTLLVGQSLKLGAANKLVSRASEKQNANGAYSLVMEDKTLAMYYKSPNSPKSLLYFSFSELLSVLEGPLNHVTFISGLSLEYQGPTSSSGGTLTLRRPKYNTTLSYLRLEIDGNLRIHTYEDNADWSAWQVTYTLFSKDSWETQCQLPEKCGNFGLCQDDQCIACPSPKGLLGWSKNCQAPKLSSCGVKDFYYYKLEGVDHFNSKYTNGDGPMKQNACSSKCSKDCKCLAYFYHTQSSKCWIAYDLKTLTKVDNSTHLAFIKTPNK, from the coding sequence ATGTTTTCTCTTCACCAACTATTGCTCTCACTTTGCTTATCCTTCGCCATCGCTCAAGCCTCTGTTCCTCCTTCTGCAACCTTCAAGTATGTCAATGAAGGTGAATTTGGGGATTATATTGTGGAGTATGGTGCCAATTACCGAGTCTTAGACCCCTTTGCCCAGCCCTTTCAACTTTGCTTTTATAACACCACTCCTAATGCATATACTCTTGCTCTGCGCATGGGTACAGTGAGGTCTGAGTCACTTATGCGTTGGGTTTGGGAAGCCAACCGTGGCAACCCAGTTGGTGAAAATGCCACCCTCACATTTGGAACTGATGGAAACCTTGTTTTGGCCGATGCTGATGGCCGGATTGCTTGGCAAACCAACACTGCCAATAAAGGCGTTGTTGGGTTCAAGTTACTCTCAAATGGTAACATGGTTCTTCATGACTCTAAGGGTCGGTTTATATGGCAGAGTTTTGATCACCCAACTGATACCCTTTTAGTGGGTCAATCTCTAAAGCTAGGGGCTGCAAACAAGCTTGTGAGTCGTGCTTCTGAAAAACAGAACGCCAATGGTGCTTATAGTTTGGTCATGGAGGACAAGACCTTAGCCATGTACTACAAATCTCCAAATTCCCCAAAATCTTTGCTTTACTTCTCATTTTCTGAACTTTTAAGTGTATTGGAGGGCCCTTTGAATCATGTAACATTTATCTCAGGTTTATCTTTAGAATACCAGGGTCCTACGTCCTCTTCCGGTGGAACTCTCACTCTTAGAAGGCCTAAATACAACACTACATTGTCTTATCTTCGGTTGGAAATAGATGGAAACCTTAGAATACACACTTACGAAGATAATGCAGATTGGAGTGCATGGCAAGTGACCTATACTTTGTTTTCCAAAGACTCTTGGGAAACACAATGCCAATTACCAGAAAAGTGTGGTAACTTTGGGCTATGCCAAGATGATCAGTGTATTGCTTGTCCATCACCAAAAGGCTTGCTGGGCTGGAGCAAGAATTGTCAGGCACCAAAGCTGTCTTCATGTGGAGTGAAAGATTTTTACTACTATAAACTAGAAGGGGTTGATCATTTCAATTCCAAGTACACAAATGGAGATGGACCGATGAAGCAGAATGCTTGTAGCAGCAAATGCAGCAAGGATTGCAAGTGCTTGGCTTATTTTTACCACACACAATCATCTAAATGCTGGATTGCCTACGATCTCAAAACCTTAACAAAAGTTGATAATTCTACACATTTGGCATTCATTAAGACGCCAAATAAGTGA